In Xenorhabdus griffiniae, the genomic window CGGTGCCATAAGCGCCACGTAATTGTGGGATCACACGCTGCACCACTTCCAGCAGTGAACCGCCTTGTTGCTGCTCCCAGTGAACAAGATGGGCAATGGTTTCTGTATCTGTATCAGAAGAGAAGGTGTAACCACGCACTTTTAATTCTTCGCGCAGTTCTTCGTGGTTTTCAATAATGCCATTATGCACAACAGCAATATGTTCAGAAGCATGAGGATGAGCATTGCGCTCGCTGGGTTCACCGTGAGTCGCCCAACGAGTATGGGCAATCCCTGTTCCACCAATGACAGGCTGTTTATCTGCTTCATCAGCCAGCATCTGTACTTTACCCACTTCGCGCAGGCGGGTCATGCGGTTTTCACTGTCAACAACAGCTATACCCGCAGAGTCATAACCACGATACTCCAGGCGACGAAGACCTTCGATCAGTATTTCTGCAATATCCCGTTGTGCTACTGCACCAACAATTCCACACATTTTGTTTTATTCCCAAAAACAGGGCGATGAAGCCCTTTTATGTCGCCAACCTGATTGCGTTTCGGCTTTGCCGTCCCCGAGCTTTGTAGAGATGGGGATTTTTATTATGGATATATCTTAATTATTTTTTCTTCACTGGACGCTGCCAGTTTTTAATATGAGTTTGCTTTACGCGACTGATAACTAAATCATTCTCAGCAACGTTTTTTGTTACTGTGGTTCCGGCACCAATCGTCGCACCTTTCGCGACCGTAACTGGCGCAACAAGCTGAGTGTCAGAACCAACAAAAACATCATCACCAATGATGGTTTTAAATTTATTGGCGCCATCATAATTACAAGTAATGGTGCCCGCACCAATATTTACATTATTGCCAATTTCAGAATCACCAAGATAAGTCAGGTGGCCTGCCTTGGAACCTTTGCCAAGTGAGGATTTTTTCATTTCAACGAAATTGCCAACATGAGCTTTTTCCGCCAATTTGGAGCCAAGGCGTAAACGGGCAAAAGGCCCAATAGTGCACTCAGCCGCAATTTCAGAATCTTCGATGATAGTATAAGGATCAATCACTGCCCCATCACCAATAACACAATTTTTTAGGATACAACCAGAACCGATCTGAACATTATTTCCCAGTGTGACATGGCCTTTAATAATCACATTAGTATCAATGACCACATCACGGCCATGTTCTAATGTTCCACGCAAATCAAAACGGGCAGGATCTAACAACATAACGCCCGCCAGCAGTAATTTTTCCGCTTGCTCAGACTGGTAAATCCGTTCCAGGGCAGAAAGTTGCAAGCGATTGTTTACCCCTTCCATTTCACTTAAACGGCTTGGGTGTACCGCTTTGATTTGACGGCCTTCTTTGTGTGCAAGCGCAATAACATCAGTCAGGTAATATTCGCCCTGTGCGTTATTATTTTCCAGCCTGGATAACCAACGTTTCAAATCACCGCCATTCGCCACCAAAATACCCGTGTTAATCTCGTTGATTTTACGCTGTTCTTCCGTTGCATCTTTCTGTTCGATAATACCCGTCACTTCACCATTTTCACGAATGATACGACCATAGCCCGTTGGATTATCCAAAATGGCAGTTAATAAACCGATTCCACCTTCTGGCTTAGCTTCAATCAGACGCGCCAAGGTATCTTTACCAATCAAGGGCACATCACCGTAAAGAATCAGAATATCTTCATCATCCGAAAAATGCGGAGCCGCTTGCTGCATAGCATGGCCTGTCCCCAGCTGTTCAGCTTGTAGTACCCAGTTCAAATCCTGGCTGGAAAGTGCTTGTTTCATCAAATCACCACCATGCCCATAAACCAGGTGAACATTTTGGGCGCCCAACTCCATTGCGGTATCGATAACATGCTGAACCATCGGTTTACCGGCCAGCAAGTGCAGAACTTTAGGAAGTGCGGAATACATGCGAGTTCCCTTGCCTGCGGCAAGGATCACGACACTTTTTGTACCGATATTATTTGCGTTGTCATTATTTGCAATTACAGACATAAGAAACCTGACAATCCCAATTTTTAAGTATGAAAGTAAACCTGTTTGCGAAATAAATTGCCACATATTTCGCAATGCAAAAAAGCCAGTTAGTTTTCACCAACTGGCTTTTTATCTAACTGCCTATACCCTTTGGGTATTTATTACATCATTTTTTTTGTCAATTCGATAACACGAAGTTTCGCGATCGCTTTCGACAATTCAGCAGATGCCTGAGCATAATCAACATCGCCGTGAGAATTACGGATGTGTTCTTCCGCCTTGCGCTTGGCTTCAAGCACTTTAGCTTCGTCCAAATCCTTACCACGGATCGCTGTATCGGCCAGTACGATAACGCCATTTGGCTGAACTTCAAGAATACCACCTGACAGGTAGATAAATTCTTCTTCACCAAACTGCTTAACAATACGTATCATGCCCGGTTTTATGGCAGTCAGTAGTGGTGTGTGTTGAGGATAGATCCCCAACTCACCTTCACTACCTGTCACCTGAATTTTCTGTACCAGTCCTTCAAACATCTGTTTTTCAGCACTGACTACGTTCAGGGAGAACGTCATTGCAGCCATATCAACCTCCCGTCAGCCGTATTAAAGCTTTTTCGCTTTTTCCACAGCTTCTTCGATGGTACCAACCATGTAGAACGCCTGCTCTGGCAGATGGTCATAATCACCTTCCAGGATACCTTTGAAGCCACGGATAGTGTCTTTCAGAGGGACAAATTTACCTGGTGAACCGGTGAAGACTTCTGCAACGAAGAATGGCTGAGACAGGAAGCGCTGGATCTTACGAGCACGCGCCACAACCAGTTTGTCGTCTTCAGACAGTTCGTCCATACCCAGAATGG contains:
- the glmU gene encoding bifunctional UDP-N-acetylglucosamine diphosphorylase/glucosamine-1-phosphate N-acetyltransferase GlmU; this translates as MSVIANNDNANNIGTKSVVILAAGKGTRMYSALPKVLHLLAGKPMVQHVIDTAMELGAQNVHLVYGHGGDLMKQALSSQDLNWVLQAEQLGTGHAMQQAAPHFSDDEDILILYGDVPLIGKDTLARLIEAKPEGGIGLLTAILDNPTGYGRIIRENGEVTGIIEQKDATEEQRKINEINTGILVANGGDLKRWLSRLENNNAQGEYYLTDVIALAHKEGRQIKAVHPSRLSEMEGVNNRLQLSALERIYQSEQAEKLLLAGVMLLDPARFDLRGTLEHGRDVVIDTNVIIKGHVTLGNNVQIGSGCILKNCVIGDGAVIDPYTIIEDSEIAAECTIGPFARLRLGSKLAEKAHVGNFVEMKKSSLGKGSKAGHLTYLGDSEIGNNVNIGAGTITCNYDGANKFKTIIGDDVFVGSDTQLVAPVTVAKGATIGAGTTVTKNVAENDLVISRVKQTHIKNWQRPVKKK
- a CDS encoding F0F1 ATP synthase subunit epsilon, with the translated sequence MAAMTFSLNVVSAEKQMFEGLVQKIQVTGSEGELGIYPQHTPLLTAIKPGMIRIVKQFGEEEFIYLSGGILEVQPNGVIVLADTAIRGKDLDEAKVLEAKRKAEEHIRNSHGDVDYAQASAELSKAIAKLRVIELTKKMM